The following proteins come from a genomic window of Flavobacteriaceae bacterium MAR_2010_188:
- a CDS encoding transporter, NhaC family — protein sequence MKEDQNNISEVQIQEQKIVDNTELNLWEALIPVIALVIMLFYNVFFVFGDDALSGSNQFILLLGAAVAAIVGFFNKVSFDRMMEEVAENVKSTTGAILILLMVGSLAGTWLISGIIPTMIYYGLQILNPTIFLAASVVICAIISIATGSSWTTSATVGIALVGIGETLGISMGMTAGAVLSGAYFGDKMSPLSDTTNLAPAMAGSDLFTHIRYMAFTTVPTILVTLVVFVIIGLNLDTNGTPNVSDKLTAIDAAFNISPWLFLVPVAVILMILKKTSPLIALLIGTLLGGVAAIIAQPNIVATIAEADSLTFSSAYKGVMQAMTVDVSVETSSAELNDLFSAGGMSGMLGTIWLIICAMVFGGVMDAIGALSRITKSLLTLAKSTFGLFASTVASCLALNVTASDQYLAIVVPGKMFKQAYKDRGLAPENLSRTLEDSGTVTSVLVPWNTCGAYQSGVLGVSVSEYFFFAIFNWLSPIMTLIFAAFHIKIKQLASPKTVS from the coding sequence ATGAAAGAAGATCAAAATAATATCTCTGAAGTTCAGATACAAGAGCAAAAAATCGTAGATAATACCGAGCTTAATCTATGGGAGGCTTTAATCCCGGTTATCGCTCTGGTGATTATGCTATTTTACAATGTATTTTTTGTGTTCGGAGATGATGCGCTAAGCGGAAGTAATCAGTTTATCTTACTACTTGGTGCTGCCGTCGCAGCAATCGTGGGTTTTTTCAATAAAGTATCTTTCGACAGAATGATGGAAGAAGTTGCTGAAAACGTTAAATCAACCACCGGTGCAATTTTGATTTTATTGATGGTGGGTTCGTTGGCAGGTACTTGGCTGATTAGTGGAATAATTCCCACCATGATTTATTACGGACTTCAAATTCTTAATCCAACGATTTTTCTAGCGGCAAGTGTTGTAATCTGTGCGATTATTTCTATCGCCACCGGAAGTAGTTGGACGACTTCCGCTACCGTAGGAATCGCCTTGGTGGGGATTGGTGAAACACTAGGTATCTCTATGGGCATGACGGCAGGAGCCGTATTATCTGGCGCTTACTTTGGTGATAAAATGTCGCCTTTAAGCGACACTACAAATTTAGCTCCAGCCATGGCCGGTAGCGATCTTTTTACCCATATAAGATATATGGCGTTTACAACGGTTCCCACGATTCTAGTGACACTGGTTGTGTTCGTAATTATAGGTTTAAATTTAGACACCAACGGAACCCCAAATGTCTCGGATAAACTAACCGCCATAGATGCGGCATTCAATATATCTCCTTGGCTTTTCCTAGTCCCAGTAGCAGTGATATTGATGATTCTTAAAAAGACTTCACCCCTAATCGCATTATTGATAGGTACCTTACTTGGTGGCGTCGCTGCTATTATTGCACAGCCTAATATTGTTGCGACTATTGCTGAAGCCGATAGCCTAACCTTTAGCTCTGCTTATAAAGGGGTGATGCAGGCAATGACGGTAGATGTTTCGGTTGAAACCAGCAGTGCCGAACTTAATGACCTTTTTAGTGCTGGCGGTATGTCCGGAATGCTAGGAACTATTTGGTTGATTATCTGCGCAATGGTTTTTGGAGGAGTAATGGATGCCATCGGTGCTCTTTCAAGAATTACAAAGTCATTATTGACACTTGCAAAATCTACCTTTGGTCTTTTTGCGAGTACCGTGGCAAGCTGTTTGGCACTCAACGTAACCGCATCCGATCAATATCTTGCAATAGTGGTGCCCGGAAAAATGTTTAAACAAGCTTATAAAGATAGAGGTCTGGCTCCCGAAAACTTAAGTAGAACCCTTGAAGATTCGGGTACGGTAACATCAGTTCTAGTACCTTGGAACACCTGCGGAGCATATCAAAGTGGAGTGCTGGGAGTAAGTGTTTCGGAGTATTTTTTCTTCGCCATTTTTAATTGGCTAAGCCCAATTATGACTCTTATATTCGCAGCATTTCATATTAAAATCAAACAACTCGCAAGTCCAAAAACAGTAAGTTAA
- a CDS encoding Putative signal transducing protein produces the protein MNKYNIMEATDYIKVYAGNFVVVQSMMGRFEDAGINAIIKDESESGRLAGFGSSIQGFQEVFVHKDELKKATLIVDEIKQDMEAEN, from the coding sequence ATGAATAAATACAATATAATGGAAGCAACAGATTATATAAAAGTTTACGCCGGAAATTTTGTCGTGGTACAATCTATGATGGGCAGATTTGAAGATGCAGGCATTAATGCAATCATCAAAGATGAATCAGAGTCTGGAAGACTTGCAGGTTTTGGTTCCTCTATACAAGGATTTCAAGAAGTCTTTGTCCATAAGGACGAACTTAAGAAAGCGACGCTCATAGTTGATGAGATAAAACAAGATATGGAAGCTGAAAATTAA
- a CDS encoding ATPase components of ABC transporters with duplicated ATPase domains, which produces MLSVSNLSVQFGKRILFDDVNATFTQGNCYGIIGANGSGKSTFLKIISGKMDPTSGHVHLEPGKRMSVLEQNHNLYDEQTVLETVIIGNKKLFKIKSQIDALYADYTDENAEKIGELQVEFEEMNGWNADSDAAAMLSNLGIKEELHYMQMKDVDGKQKVRVLLAQALFGNPDVLIMDEPTNDLDYETISWLENFLANYENCVIVVSHDRHFLDSVCTHISDIDFGKINQYSGNYSFWYESSQLAARQKAQQNKKAEEKKKELEEFIRRFSANVAKSKQATSRKKMIEKLNISDIKPSSRRYPAIIFEREREAGDQILNIENLSVSQDGETLFQNIHLNLNRGEKVVLYSKDSRATTAFYEILNGNQKQDSGSFNWGITTNQSYLPLDNSEFFTGKLNLVDWLRQWAKTEEEREEVHIRGFLGKMIFSGEEALKKSDVLSGGEKVRCMLSRMMMMRANVLMLDEPTNHLDLESITAFNNSLKNFKGTILFTTHDHEFAQTVANRVVELTPNGVIDRFLTFDEYMNDSKIKEQREKMYSVSV; this is translated from the coding sequence ATGCTATCAGTTTCAAATCTTTCGGTTCAATTTGGCAAACGTATCCTTTTTGATGATGTTAATGCCACCTTCACTCAGGGGAATTGCTATGGAATAATCGGAGCTAACGGTTCTGGAAAATCTACTTTCTTAAAGATTATTTCCGGGAAAATGGATCCTACCTCTGGTCACGTTCATTTAGAACCAGGAAAGAGAATGTCTGTCTTGGAGCAAAACCATAATCTTTATGATGAACAAACGGTGCTTGAGACCGTGATAATTGGCAATAAAAAACTATTTAAGATCAAGTCGCAAATCGATGCCTTATATGCCGATTATACTGACGAAAATGCTGAGAAAATAGGGGAGCTTCAAGTTGAGTTTGAAGAAATGAACGGTTGGAACGCAGATAGCGATGCGGCGGCGATGCTCTCAAATTTAGGTATTAAGGAAGAACTTCATTATATGCAGATGAAGGATGTAGACGGTAAGCAAAAGGTCAGGGTGCTTTTGGCCCAAGCTCTTTTTGGTAATCCAGATGTTTTGATTATGGATGAGCCTACCAACGACTTGGATTATGAAACCATCAGCTGGTTAGAAAATTTCTTGGCGAATTACGAAAACTGCGTTATTGTGGTTTCTCACGATAGGCACTTCTTGGATTCGGTTTGTACCCATATTTCTGATATCGATTTTGGAAAGATTAATCAATATTCTGGTAACTATAGTTTTTGGTATGAATCTTCACAATTAGCGGCTAGACAAAAAGCGCAGCAAAATAAAAAGGCCGAAGAAAAGAAAAAGGAACTAGAAGAATTTATAAGACGTTTCTCTGCCAACGTTGCTAAGTCTAAACAAGCAACCAGTAGAAAGAAAATGATAGAGAAGTTAAATATTTCTGATATAAAACCTTCTAGCAGAAGATATCCGGCAATCATTTTTGAAAGAGAAAGAGAAGCGGGTGACCAGATTCTTAATATTGAAAATCTTTCGGTTTCTCAAGATGGTGAAACGCTTTTTCAAAACATACACCTTAATCTTAACCGAGGCGAAAAAGTTGTTCTTTATTCTAAGGACAGTAGAGCTACTACCGCTTTTTATGAAATCTTGAATGGTAATCAAAAACAGGATTCTGGATCATTCAATTGGGGAATAACTACAAATCAATCTTATTTGCCCCTAGACAACAGTGAGTTTTTTACAGGTAAATTAAATTTGGTCGATTGGTTAAGACAATGGGCAAAAACTGAAGAAGAAAGAGAAGAAGTACATATAAGAGGTTTTTTAGGTAAGATGATTTTTAGTGGAGAAGAAGCTTTAAAGAAATCTGATGTTCTTTCTGGAGGAGAAAAGGTGAGATGTATGTTGAGCAGAATGATGATGATGCGCGCAAACGTTTTAATGTTGGATGAGCCGACAAACCATTTAGATTTAGAGAGCATTACCGCATTTAATAATTCCTTAAAGAATTTTAAAGGAACCATCTTGTTTACGACCCATGATCACGAATTCGCCCAGACCGTGGCCAATAGAGTAGTGGAGCTTACTCCGAATGGAGTGATCGATAGATTTCTGACGTTTGATGAATATATGAACGATTCGAAAATCAAGGAGCAAAGAGAAAAAATGTATTCTGTAAGCGTATAA
- a CDS encoding transaldolase, with protein MKFFIDTANLDQIKEAQDMGILDGVTTNPSLMAKEGITGTDNIYKHYAKICGIVDGDVSAEVISTDFDGMVREGEALADIHQQIVVKLPMIKDGIKACKYFSDKGVKTNVTLVFSAGQALLAAKAGATYVSPFIGRLDDISTDGLNLISDIRLIYDNYDFQTQILAASVRHTMHVIDCAKLGADVMTGPLSSITGLLNHPLTDIGLEKFLADYKKGN; from the coding sequence ATGAAATTTTTTATCGATACAGCAAACCTAGATCAAATTAAAGAAGCTCAGGATATGGGTATTTTAGATGGTGTAACTACAAATCCATCTTTAATGGCTAAAGAAGGCATTACAGGTACGGACAATATTTATAAGCATTATGCAAAGATTTGCGGTATTGTAGATGGCGATGTCTCTGCTGAGGTTATTTCTACGGATTTTGATGGAATGGTTAGGGAAGGCGAGGCTTTGGCCGATATTCATCAGCAGATTGTTGTAAAATTACCTATGATTAAGGATGGTATTAAGGCTTGTAAATATTTTAGTGATAAAGGCGTAAAGACCAATGTAACTTTAGTTTTCTCGGCTGGTCAAGCGCTTTTGGCGGCAAAAGCTGGCGCAACTTACGTTTCCCCATTTATCGGTAGGTTAGATGATATTTCAACTGATGGACTTAACCTGATATCAGATATAAGGTTGATATACGATAACTATGACTTTCAAACGCAAATATTAGCTGCTTCAGTGAGACATACCATGCACGTAATAGATTGTGCCAAATTAGGTGCAGATGTTATGACCGGACCACTAAGTTCTATCACCGGACTCCTAAATCATCCTTTAACCGATATAGGTTTAGAAAAATTCTTGGCCGACTACAAAAAAGGTAACTAG
- a CDS encoding Short-chain dehydrogenase, with amino-acid sequence MSKVVLITGGSSGIGKSIGEYLSDQGFVVYGTSRNPNNYKDSKIKLIELDVLQAESIQNAVSEVINNEGKIDVVINNAGAGITGPVEEIPEAEIKRNFETNFFGPLNVIKSVLPQMRQQNQGLIINITSIAGYMGLPYRGVYSASKGALELISEAISMEIKDFNIKITNVAPGDFATNIAAGRFHSPNLKESPYQPKYSEVLKAIDEDVHKADDPIIVAEKILEIINNPSPKLHYKVGAFMQKFSVGLKRILPDRTYEKILMKHYKL; translated from the coding sequence ATGTCTAAAGTCGTATTAATTACCGGAGGGTCTTCAGGAATAGGAAAATCTATTGGCGAATATCTATCTGACCAAGGATTTGTAGTATATGGCACCAGTAGAAACCCGAACAATTATAAGGATTCAAAGATTAAATTGATAGAATTAGACGTTTTACAAGCTGAATCTATCCAGAATGCAGTTTCCGAGGTTATTAATAACGAAGGAAAAATAGATGTAGTTATTAATAATGCTGGAGCAGGAATTACTGGTCCGGTTGAAGAAATTCCGGAAGCAGAAATAAAGAGGAATTTTGAAACAAATTTCTTTGGACCGCTTAACGTCATAAAATCAGTTCTTCCACAAATGCGCCAACAAAATCAGGGTTTAATCATTAATATAACTTCTATCGCTGGTTATATGGGTTTGCCTTATCGAGGTGTTTACAGTGCATCTAAAGGAGCTCTAGAATTGATTTCCGAAGCAATTAGTATGGAGATTAAGGATTTCAACATTAAAATTACGAATGTTGCTCCTGGCGATTTTGCTACCAATATTGCAGCGGGAAGGTTTCATTCGCCAAACCTTAAGGAATCACCTTATCAGCCAAAATATAGCGAGGTTTTAAAAGCGATAGACGAGGATGTTCACAAAGCCGACGATCCCATTATAGTGGCAGAGAAAATATTAGAAATAATCAATAATCCATCTCCAAAACTTCATTATAAAGTAGGGGCTTTTATGCAGAAATTTTCTGTTGGTCTAAAAAGAATACTTCCGGACCGTACCTATGAGAAAATCTTGATGAAACACTATAAACTTTAA